The segment TGCTGAGCCGTCTGCAGCCGCAGATGCAGCTAGCTCCCTACATAAGATTGTGTCACCTATGGTTGGAACGTTCTACAGCTCCCCGTCTCCGGAAGCGCCGCCGTTTGTCAGCACTGGCGATAAGGTGGGCGTTAAATCCACCGTATGTATTATTGAAGCGATGAAGCTGATGAATGAGCTGGAAGCTGAGATCAAGGGTGAAGTCGTTGAAGTCCTCGTTCAGAACGGTCAGCTGGTCGAGTTTGGTCAGCCGTTGTTCCTGGTGAAGCCGGATTAATCGCCTCCATCCGAATCACACCATTTCACGACAACGACAAGTTCGAAGGAGGTAAACTGCATGACTTTCCAAAAAGTGCTGATTGCAAACCGCGGCGAAATTGCGGTGCGCATCATTCGTGCGTGCCGGGAAATGGGCATTTCCACGGTTGCTGTATATTCCGAGCCGGATCATGATTCCCTTCATGTCAAGCTGGCGGATGAAGCCTACTGCATAGGTCCCACCCTGTCCAAGGACAGCTACTTGAACATTACAAATATTATGAGTGTCGCCACACTGACAGAGTGTGACGCGATTCATCCCGGCTACGGCTTTCTCGCTGAAAACGCTGACTTCGCTGAAATTTGCGAGTCTTGCAATATTACGTTCATTGGCCCTTCGGCGGATGCCATTTCCAAAATGGGCGACAAGGCGGTGGCCAAGCAGACAATGAAGGATGCCGGCGTGCCTGTTATTCCCGGCTCCGATGGCCTGGTAGAGGATCTGAACGAGGCAGTTATGATCGCGCGGGATATCGGCTACCCTGTTATTATCAAGGCCACGGCCGGCGGCGGTGGCAAAGGCATCCGCATCGCGGATGACGAGGAATCCCTGATCAAGCAGATTACTACTGCGCAGCAGGAAGCCCAGAAGGCATTCGGCAATGCTGGCGTTTATCTGGAGAAGTTTCTAACCGGCATGAAGCACGTTGAAATTCAGATTATTGCGGACCGTCATGGTAATGCCGTGCATTTGGGAGAGCGTGACTGCTCCGTTCAGCGCCGCCGTCAGAAGCTCGTAGAGGAAGCGCCTTGTCCGGTGCTGACTCCAGAGGTTCGGGAGCGCATGGGGAAGGCAGCGGTCCGTGCAGCAAAGGCTGTTCATTACTCTGGGGCCGGTACGCTGGAATTTCTGCTGGGACCGGATGATCAGTTTTATTTCATGGAGATGAATACAAGGATTCAGGTCGAGCATCCTGTAACCGAGATGATTACCGGGGTTGACCTGATCAAAGAGATGATTTCCGTGTCCGAAGGGCATCCACTGTCCTTCAAGCAGGAAGAGGTCGTGATTAACGGCTGGTCTATGGAATGCCGGATCAATGCGGAGAATCCCGACAAAGGCTTTATGCCGGCACCGGGCAAAATCCAGTTCTATCTTCCTCCTGGCGGCCCGGGCGTTCGCGTGGACAGCGCGGCTTATCCGGGATACACGATTACGCCTTTTTACGATTCCATGATTGCCAAGCTGATTGTCTGGGCTCCGACCCGGGAAGAAGCCATCGCCAAGATGAAGCGTGCTTTGGTGGAGTTTGAGATCGAGGGTATTCATACTACGATTCCTTTTCACCAGAAGCTGTTGAACCATCCGGTTTTTCTTCAGGGTGACTTCGACATCAAATTCCTGGAGGATCACGAGGTGTAGGTCTTCCAAGGGTATGGTTTGTCAAGGAATGTGGCAGATGATATAGTAGGTTTAATGTGTGCATGCTGTATCTGCTCGGATATTAATTTGAAATTGAAAGGTGTGTCGTGACTATGGCAGATTCATTGCAGACGCCGACCGAATTTGAACGGACGGATATCGGTCAGATCCAGATCTCACCGGAAGTCATCGAGGTTATTGCGGGACTGGCTACGGTAGAGGTTAAAGGCGTGGCTGGAATGAGCGGCGGCTTTGCCGGCGGCATTGTCGAACTGCTCGGCCGCAAGAACCTCTCCAAGGGAGTTACGGTTGAAGTGGGCCAGCGCGAAGCTGCTGTTGATGTATCCGTGATCGTAGAGTACGGTCACCGGCTGCCCGAGGTAGCCAGTGAAATTCAGCGCAACGTAAAGCGCTCCATTGAGAATATGACTGGACTGAATGTGGTGGAAGTCAATGTGCATATCCATGATGTGCATTTTGCCAAAACCAGCGAGAAGCATGAGGATCCGGACCATATCCAGCGAGTGAAATAAGTTACTTATTGAGCCCTTGACGGTTGTCGAGGGTTTCATCTAATTTTAAGGAGGCTGTGCTGTTCATGGCTAAAATCCTGGACCGCTTTATGCTTTTTATTTACAGCTTGAGCATCGGCGCTATATCCATCGTTGCCATCCTCCTGCTGAGCGGTGTTATTCCCTATGATCTGACCTTCGACCAGGAACAAGTGCTGTTTCTTAGCTGTATCATTACAGCGGCTGTTCTTCTGCTGATGAGTATCCGGTTCTTCTATATCTCCATCCGCCGTGATCGCACAACGACAAATTCCATTGATCAGCGCACTGAATATGGAGATATTCAGATTTCTGTGGAAACGATCGAGAATTTGTGCCTGAAGGCTGCTTCCCGTGTTCGGGGAGTTCGGGATCTAAAGGCAAGAATCAAGGTATCCCAGGCAGGCCTGGACATTACGATTCGCGCTGTGGTAGATGGCGAGGAATCCATCCCGGCCCTGACCACCGAGGTTCAGAAGCAGGTCCACGATTTCGTGGAGGATACAACAGGAATACCGGTTTCCGGCGTCGCCGTGTATATTGCAAACGTGGTTCAGGCGCCCAGCTTCAAGAGCCGCGTAGAATAGAGGTGAGCTTCTTCGGATGTCATGGAAAGCGATATGGGAGAGTCACGGAGGACGAATCTTTGGTGTGGCCAGCGGTCTGGTCTGTGGGTTCATTTATTTAGCATTTGGATTTTGGGATATGCTGTTCTTTGCATTTGTGGTATTTATCGGCTACACCTTCGGTAAACGAAGTGATCTTCGTCAAGGCCCCCTGTATCGCTGGCAGGAATGGGGGCGCTGGTTGACGGAGCGGTGGCGGCTGTTTAAATGAAGCCCTGTGATATGCCTTCCTTTTTGGCAAATGCGAGAAGACCACTCTGTCCGTTCGCACAGCGAAAAAGAAAGGTGCATCACAGGTTTTTTTCATATAGGGATATACTAAGCTTTATATTAACTGGGATTCAAAAGGTCCAAGCAGGAGGAAACACATGAAAAGACGTGTCATCAGGGAAATTGCAGTTCAAAGCTTGTATCAAATGGAAATGAACGATGTACAGAGCGGGGAAGCCGTTGCCATGCTGCTGTCTGAAGCAGCCGAGGAGAATGAGACCGAGCGCAGCATAGACGGCGATGAAGACAGCGTCCGCGATACCCTGCTTCAGCTTGTTAACGGCTGCTGGAAGGTGAAAGACAGCGTGGATGGTGTGCTGACAGACTATTTGAAGGGCTGGCAGGTTAGCCGTCTGTCTCGCGTAGACCGTCAAATTTTGCGTCTGGCTGTCTATGAGATGGTCTACCGTGATGACGTGCCTGGCAAGGTGGCCGTGAATGAAGCGATCGAGCTGTCCAAGCATTTTGGCACGGAGGAGTCAGGCAAGTTCGTCAATGGCGTACTGGGGAAAATGCTTCAGGATCTGGAGCAGGTAACGGCACGCCTGGAAGGCTCTGCCGAGTAGCAGCGCAGCCAGAACGAACTAATAGCAGCAGTCCAGGTTTACGATTCCACGATTTCAATTTCAATGACAAGGGAGAGGCTTGAAATGAGTGCAAACGTAATTAGCGGAACACAGGTGTCGCAGGAAATTCGGGAGACCATCAAGGAGGAAGTCAAGGAGCTTGCAGGCAAGGGTGTCACTCCCGGTCTGGCTGTTGTACTGGTCGGCGAAGACCAGGCTTCCCAGGTTTATGTCCGCAATAAAGCAAAGGCCTGCGAAACGCTCGGCTTTTATTCCGAGGTGCACCGTCTTGAGGCATCAACCAGTCAGGAGGAGCTGCTTGCGCTGGTGGACAAGCTGAACCAGAACAAGCAGATTCACGGCATTCTCGTGCAGCTGCCGCTGCCAAAGCATATTGAGGAGAAAGCGGTGATTGACGCGATTGCTGTTGAAAAAGACGTAGATGGCTTCCATCCCGTTAACGTGGGTAACCTGGTCATCGGAGAGGACAGCCTGCTTCCTTGTACGCCGGCAGGGGTTATTGAATTGATCAAACGCACCGGTTTAACGCTTGAAGGCAAGCACGCCGTTGTTATCGGGAGATCCAATATTGTCGGCAAACCCGTATCCCTGCTGCTGCAGCGGGAGCATGCAACCGTAACGATGTGTCACTCCCGCACGGCTAATATGCAGGAGATCGCAAGACAGGCTGACGTTCTCGTGGTCGCCATTGGTATTGCGAACAAGGTGGATGCTTCCTACATCAAGCCGGGCGCCGTTGTCATTGATGTAGGCATCAACCGTCTGGACAGCGGCAAGCTGGCGGGCGATGTGGATTATGAATCCGCTAAAGAGGCTGCCGGCTATATTACTCCGGTTCCCGGCGGTGTGGGCCCGATGACAATCACCATGCTGATGCAGAACACGCTGCTGGCGGCGAAGCGCCTGAACGGGCTGGCCTAATGATGAAACCGGCCGAGCCGCAGCGCGTTCTTTCCGTCAAGGACTTGAACCGCTATATCCGGATGAAAATGGACGGAGATCCCCGGCTTTCGGACGTGTGGATTCGGGGAGAGATTTCGAATTTTACGCATCATTCCAGCGGTCACATGTATTTCACGCTCAAGGATGAGGGCAGCCGTGTCAAGTCAATCATGTTCTCGGCTCACAACCAGAAGCTTCCCTTTATTCCGAAGGAAGGTGCCCGGGTTATTGCTCGAGGTAATGTGACGGTGTATGAACGGGATGGACAGTATCAGTTCTACGCCACTCACATGCAGCCGGACGGGATCGGATCCTTGTATTTGGCCTTTGAGCAGCTAAAAAAGAAGCTTGAAAGTGAAGGGCTGTTCTCCGCGGAGCGCAAACGCCCTATACCCTCTTACCCTCAGACGATCGGGGTTATTACCTCGCCCACCGGCGCTGCGGTCAGGGACATCATGATTACACTTCGACGCCGTTATCCACAGGCTAAAGTGGTGCTTTACCCCGTGCTGGTGCAGGGGAAGGGGGCTGCGGCCTCGATCGTCAAGGGTATTACGGTGCTGAATCGGCTGCAAGAAGCAGAGCTGCTCATCGTAGGCCGGGGCGGCGGCTCGCTTGAAGAGCTGTGGGCCTTTAACGAGGAGCCGGTGGCGAGAGCTATTTATGCTTCCGGAATACCTGTCATTTCTGCAGTAGGTCATGAGACGGATTTCACCATCGCGGATTTCACGGCTGACCTCCGGGCGGCGACCCCGACAGCGGCCGCCGAGCTGGCTGTTCCCAATCAGCTGGAGCTGAAGGAAAGGCTGCGGGAACGGGAGAAGCAGCTCCGGCAGAGCCTGCAGCAGTCCCTTCGCAGAAGGCGTGAACAGCTGTCCTCGCTGCAACGCTCTCCGGCACTGGTGCATCCTCGCCGCTACATGCTCCGGCATGCCGAGCGGCTGGATCTGCTCAAAGTGCGGCTGCAGGGCAGTCTGCAGGGACATACACGCTACAGCCGGGAGCGCTTGGCTTCTCTGAATCAGGGATTGGTTCGGCTGAATCCGAAGGTTCAGGCCGAGGCGGGACGCAGGAGAAAGGATGACGCCAGCGATCAGCTAAAGCAAGCGATGCAGTTTATTTTGCGGTCGAAACGACAGGAGCTTCTATCAAGAATCCGCCATCTGGATGCACTCAGTCCACTGAAGGTCATGTCGCGCGGCTACAGCCTGGTCTATGATGAGCACGAAAGTCGGCTGATCAAGAAGACGAGCGAGGTTCAGCCCGGCGATCTGGTTCAGGTCAAGGTCAGTGACGGCTCTTTGCAATGTCAAATCTGGGGAATCAAGGAGGAGAAGGAACATGTCGAGTGAAGCAGAGATGAGCTTTGAGGAAGCAATGGAGCAGCTGGAGCTGATTGTCGGCCAGCTGGAGGATGGAGACGTGCCTTTGGAGAAAGCCATAGATCTGTACCAGAAGGGAATGAAGCTATCCCAGCTGTGCAGCCAGAAGCTGGAGCAGGTCGAACAAAAAATCGAGATGGTCGTGGAGGAAGGCGGAGAGGTTAAGCGCCGTCCGTTCGGCACATCCATGGAGGAGTCGGGTGAGCTTGAATAACCGGTTGACGCTGGAGCAGTATATGCAAGAAATCGGGGGCCTGATGAATGATCAGCTGGGCAGCTTCCTGCCATCACAGTGGAGTGTGCCGCAAAGCTTGCAGGAATCCATGTCCTACTCCCTGATGGCGGGAGGCAAACGGATGCGGCCGCTGCTTGTGGTCGCCGCCTGCGAGGCAGGCGGCGGGAAGCGGGAGGCTGCGCTTCCGGTAGCCTGCGCAGTTGAAATGGTGCATACATACTCTTTAATTCATGATGATCTCCCGGCCATGGACGATGATGACTTTCGACGCGGCAAGCCGACGAATCATAAGGTGTTCGGTGAGGCGGCGGCTATATTGGCCGGGGACGCTCTGCTCACCCATGCATTTTACAGTGTCGTTCAAGCCTCTAGGCAGCACGGGGTCCCTGCTGATGCAGTGCTCGCTATTGTCGAGGAGCTCTCGGAGTACGCCGGCCCGAGGGGCATGGTCGGAGGTCAGGTGGCTGATATGGAAGGCGAGCAGGGCCTTACGAATCTGGAGCAGCTGGAGTATATTCACCTCCACAAGACCAGTGATCTGATCATGTTCTCGCTGCTGGCTGGCGGCAGAATCGCTGGTGTGGAGGAGAATGCGCTGCAGGCACTGCGAACGTTCGGTCATCATCTGGGGCTGGCTTTTCAAATTCAAGATGACATTCTGGATCTGACCGGAGATGAAGCCAAACTGGGCAAAAAGGTACAAAGCGACGTCAAGCAGCAGAAGGTTACGTATCCGTACTTTATCGGCCTGGAGGCTTCACAGCAGAAGGTAGAGCAGCTAACTCGGGAAGCGAAGGAAGTTATTGAAGGTGCGGGATTAAAGGATGTTCAGCGTCTTTTGGAAATTGCCGATTATCTGATGTCCCGGGACCACTAAGCGCGATGTACATGCAAGCGGTTTTTTTGTGATATAATGTCTAATGTCTATAAACTTAACCAAGGAAAGCGGGGAGATTCATTGTGCTGCTTCCAACAATACAGCAACCGGAGCATTTAAAAACACTGTCGGTTGAGGAACTGGTCGAGCTGGCGGCCGAAATCCGCCAGTTTCTAATCGAAAAGCTATCGGTAACCGGCGGACATCTTGCATCGAATCTGGGAGTGGTGGAGCTCACGCTGGCCTTGCATTATTGCTTTGACAGTCCTTCCGATAAAATGATCTTTGATGTGGGCCATCAGGCTTATGTTCATAAAATATTGACTGGGCGCAAGGACCAGTTTGACACGCTCCGTAAATACAAGGGGCTGTGCGGCTTCGTCAAGCGCACCGAGAGTGAGCATGACGTTTGGGAAGCGGGCCACAGCAGCACCTCGCTGTCTGCAGCGATGGGCATGGCGCTCGCTCGTGATTTGAAGGGCGGCAGCAACCGCGTCGTAGCCGTAATCGGGGATGGAGCTTTAACCGGCGGCATGGCGTTTGAAGCATTGAACCATATTGGCCATGAGAAGAAGAAGCTGATGGTCATTCTGAATGATAATGAGATGTCGATCGCCCCAAATGTAGGTGCGATGCACAATTATTTGAGCAAGATTCGCTCAGACCGCCACTACCTTCGAGCGAAGGATGAGGTGGAGAGCCTGCTCAAGCGGATTCCGGCGATCGGAGATCGTCTCGCCAAGACGGCACAGAACGTAAAGGACAGCCTGAAGTATATGATGGTGCCGGGGATTCTTTTTGAAGAGCTGGGCTTTACTTATCTGGGACCCGTAGACGGGCATGATCTGGGCAAGCTGATGGATACACTGCGCCAGGCGGATAATGTGGACGGACCGGTGTTCATTCATGTAATTACGACAAAGGGCAAGGGATACCATCCTGCAGAGAACGATTCGCATAAATGGCACGGGATCTCTCCTTACAAGATTGAGTCCGGACAGGTATTGAAATCCGTGGGTAATCCGCAATATACGGATGTGTTCGGCGCGACACTGGTGGAGCTGGGCAAGCAGGATGATCGTATTGTCGCTGTAACTCCGGCCATGCCGGGAGGGTCGGGGCTCATTCCTTTCAGCAAGGAATTCCCGGACCGAATGATTGATGTCGGTATCGCAGAGCAGCATGCAGCGACGATGTGCGCGGCCCTGGCTATGGAAGGGATGAAGCCGGTGTTTGCGGTGTACTCTACCTTTATGCAGCGTGCGTATGATCAGATTGTGCATGATATTTGCCGGCATAACGCCAATGTGATGTTCGCGATTGACCGGGCCGGCTTTGTCGGTGCCGACGGAGAAACCCATCAAGGGGTATACGATATCGCATTTATGCGTCACATTCCCAACCTTGTCATGATGATGCCGAAGGATGAGAATGAGCTTCGTCATATGATGTATACGGCGCTTGAATACAATGATGGCCCGATTGCATACCGTTATCCGCGCCTGAGCGGATTGGGTGTAAGCCTGGACGAAGAGCTGCGGACGATCCCGATCGGTTCTTGGGAGAAGCTGAGCAGTGGAGAGGGCTGTGCTATTCTGGCGGCAGGACCTATGGTGCAGCTGGCTGAGACGGCCGCTGATATGCTGAAGCGTGAAGGGGTTCAGGTACAGATCGTAAACGCGCGGTTTATGAAACCGCTGGATACGGGAATGCTGGATCAACTGGCGACTTCCCACACTGCGATGATCGTGCTGGAGGAAGCTTCTCAAGCAGGCAGTCTTGGCAGCGCCGTGCTGGAGTATTTTGCAGAGCAAGGGGCTTATGATGCTGTCGTTTCCCTGATGGGAATTGAGGACCGCTTCATTGAGCACGGCAGTGTCGAGCAGCAGAGGGCAGAGGTAGGCTTAACTGCCGAAGCAGTATGCGCACGGGTAAGAGAACTGACTGCACCTGCGGTCGGTGCGCGGAACAAGCGCAGTGTCTCATCCTAGTATCAGAGCTTAGGAGCATAGCATGGATTCCATACAAAAAGAACGCATTGATCTTTTGCTCGTAGAGCAGGGGTTTTATGACAGCCGGGAGAAGGCGAAGGCCGCCATTATGGCCGGCCTCGTCTATGCCGGAACAGAACGGATCGAGAAAGCGGGAATGAAAATTCCCCGCTCGGCCGAGATTCGGGTAAAGGGTGCACTGCACCCTTATGTAAGCCGTGGGGGACTTAAGCTGGAGAAGGCTATTCGGACCTTCGGACTGGATCTAAAAGGAGTAAGCATGCTGGACATCGGATCTTCTACCGGCGGCTTTACAGACTGCGCGCTTCAGCATGGAGCTTCGTACGTCTATGCCATTGATGTCGGGTACAATCAGCTGGACTGGTCGCTGCGCAATGACGATCGTGTCCAGGTGATGGAACGGACGAATTTTCGCTATATGACGCCAGAAGAGCTGAAGGGTCCGAGTCCTGATTTTGCGAGCATTGATGTATCGTTTATCTCACTTAAGCTCATCCTGCCCGTCCTGAAGGTGTTAATTGGTAAGCCGGGAGATGTCGCTGCGCTGATCAAGCCCCAGTTCGAGGCCGGACGGGAGAAGGTGGGCAAATCCGGTGTGGTCCGGGATCCCAAGGTTCACCGGGAGGTGCTTCAAGAGGTGCTCGGATTTGCAGCACAGCTTGGCTTCAGCCTCAAGGGACTTACTTTTTCGCCCATTACCGGCGGTGAAGGAAATATTGAATTTCTGGCGCATTGGGCAGTGACTGCCGATGAGCCGGGCCTGCTGACGGAAGCACCGGAGCAAGAGAAGGAACATATTCCTGAGGCTCTGAGCAAGCTGATCGAGGATACGGTCAAACAGGCGGCTCATACATTCACGGGAAACTCATCGAAATGATGGGTTTCTTTTGTTGAAATAAAGGAGTTCACTTTTTCATTCACGAATTACACCTCTTGAGGTGAAACCAAAAATGCATGAAAACATCGACAGGGTGCTCATGGTGGTTTTGGCGGTTATGGCAGCAGGAGTCGTGCTGTGGCGGTTGAATCGGTGGCTGACGTCTCCGCAAACGGCCGTCTTTACGACGGTGCCTATTCACAAACAGATTGAGGATCATCCGGCGCTTGAGCTGCTTCTGCAGGAGGGTTATGAGGTTATAGGCGGAAAGGTAAAGATCAATCTTTCTTTTCAGATCGGGGCACAGGAGGTGTATAGCCGCCTGTTCGTGGATTATGTAGCCTCCGATGAGGAGGGGCAGCTTTACCTGGTCAAGCTCTCGCGCGAGCGAATGGCGATGGACTGGAGCGGGGCTTCAGTAAGGGACCGGCTTATGCCGGTGCTGCTGATGTACCCGGACTGTGCCGGACTCCTCTATGTCGATGATCAGCAGGGAACGGTTCGGAAAGTAACGATGGAGTGGACAGATGAAATGTGGAGCAAGAATCATTATTAAGGGGCAAGCTCAGGAGGGTCTGGTAACATGAAGGGACAACGCCATATCAAAATCCGGGACATTATTACTCATCAGGAGATCGAGACGCAGGATGAGCTGGTTGAAGCACTGCGCGACGCAGGCTTTCAGGTCACACAGGCGACGGTATCAAGGGATATCAAGGAGCTGCTGCTGATCAAGGTCCCGATGGATGACGGACGATACAAATATTCCATGCCGACGGACCAAAGGTATAATCCCGTGCAGAAGCTAAAGCGGGCCTTGGTAGACAATTTTGTGCATATTGACAGAACGGGTAACCTGGTTGTCATGAAATGCTTGCCAGGGACGGCAAATTCCGTCGCGGTGCTGCTTGACAACATGGAATGGTCACATATTATGGGAACGATATGCGGCGATGACACGATACTCATGATCTGCCGGACCGAAGAAGACAGCGAGACCGTCGTCACGCAAATCATGGGGTATATTTCCTGATTATCATATTCCAGCGTGGAGGTGCTTCATTATGCTAGCAACCTTATCGATCCGCAACTTGGCTGTTGTTGAATCGGTGGATGTACAGTTTTTTCCGGGCTTTCATGTACTGACGGGTGAAACGGGAGCGGGAAAATCCATTATTATTGATGCGCTTGGACTTGCGGCGGGCGGGCGGGGTTCTGCAGATCTGGTCCGTTACGGCTGTGACAAATCAGAAATTGAAGCCTTATTCGACCTCACGCCGCAGCATCCGGTATGGGAAACCTTGGAGAGGCTGGGGATTGAGGGGCATCCGGAGGAGCATTTGCTCATTCGCAGGGAGCTGACCGCCCAAGGGAAAAGCACATCCCGCATTAATGGCCAGCTGGTGAATCTCAGCATGCTTCGGGAGGTTGGAGAGCAGCTTATCAACATTCACGGGCAGCATGAGCATCAGAGCCTGCTGCGCCCGGATCGTCATCTCAGCCTGCTGGACACCTACGGAAGCTCTGTCATTGGTCCGCTGAAGCAGCGATACCAGGAGCAATACAGCTCTTATCTCCGAGTGGATAAAGAGCTTAACGAGCTGCTGGAGACCAGCCAGAAGGCGTATCAAATGCTGGATATGTATCGTTATCAGCTGGAAGAGATCGCTGCCGCCAAGCTTCGCACCGGTGAGGATGAAGAGCTCGGTGAGGAGCGCTTGAAGCTGTCACATAGCGAGAAGATGATGGACTCGGTCAGCGGTGCTTACGATATTCTGTTCGGCGCGAGCGGTCTAGAGTCCATTAGCCGGGCCTTGAACCGGGTGGAGGATGTAGCGGGCTACGATGAGAAGGAATTAAAGCCTATTCTGGAGCAGCTGCAATCCGCCTACTATCAGCTGGAGGATGCAGTATTCCAGCTACGTGACTACCGCGATGGGATTGAGTTCAATCCCGA is part of the Paenibacillus algicola genome and harbors:
- the accB gene encoding acetyl-CoA carboxylase biotin carboxyl carrier protein, which gives rise to MFKLSEIKELIELVDQTSIQELEIENEGTRLSIKKPGNPEVVSYQAAPQAYAVPQPFQPPSQAPSQAPATAPAEPSAAADAASSLHKIVSPMVGTFYSSPSPEAPPFVSTGDKVGVKSTVCIIEAMKLMNELEAEIKGEVVEVLVQNGQLVEFGQPLFLVKPD
- the accC gene encoding acetyl-CoA carboxylase biotin carboxylase subunit — encoded protein: MTFQKVLIANRGEIAVRIIRACREMGISTVAVYSEPDHDSLHVKLADEAYCIGPTLSKDSYLNITNIMSVATLTECDAIHPGYGFLAENADFAEICESCNITFIGPSADAISKMGDKAVAKQTMKDAGVPVIPGSDGLVEDLNEAVMIARDIGYPVIIKATAGGGGKGIRIADDEESLIKQITTAQQEAQKAFGNAGVYLEKFLTGMKHVEIQIIADRHGNAVHLGERDCSVQRRRQKLVEEAPCPVLTPEVRERMGKAAVRAAKAVHYSGAGTLEFLLGPDDQFYFMEMNTRIQVEHPVTEMITGVDLIKEMISVSEGHPLSFKQEEVVINGWSMECRINAENPDKGFMPAPGKIQFYLPPGGPGVRVDSAAYPGYTITPFYDSMIAKLIVWAPTREEAIAKMKRALVEFEIEGIHTTIPFHQKLLNHPVFLQGDFDIKFLEDHEV
- a CDS encoding Asp23/Gls24 family envelope stress response protein; the protein is MADSLQTPTEFERTDIGQIQISPEVIEVIAGLATVEVKGVAGMSGGFAGGIVELLGRKNLSKGVTVEVGQREAAVDVSVIVEYGHRLPEVASEIQRNVKRSIENMTGLNVVEVNVHIHDVHFAKTSEKHEDPDHIQRVK
- the amaP gene encoding alkaline shock response membrane anchor protein AmaP, which codes for MAKILDRFMLFIYSLSIGAISIVAILLLSGVIPYDLTFDQEQVLFLSCIITAAVLLLMSIRFFYISIRRDRTTTNSIDQRTEYGDIQISVETIENLCLKAASRVRGVRDLKARIKVSQAGLDITIRAVVDGEESIPALTTEVQKQVHDFVEDTTGIPVSGVAVYIANVVQAPSFKSRVE
- a CDS encoding DUF2273 domain-containing protein — protein: MSWKAIWESHGGRIFGVASGLVCGFIYLAFGFWDMLFFAFVVFIGYTFGKRSDLRQGPLYRWQEWGRWLTERWRLFK
- the nusB gene encoding transcription antitermination factor NusB encodes the protein MKRRVIREIAVQSLYQMEMNDVQSGEAVAMLLSEAAEENETERSIDGDEDSVRDTLLQLVNGCWKVKDSVDGVLTDYLKGWQVSRLSRVDRQILRLAVYEMVYRDDVPGKVAVNEAIELSKHFGTEESGKFVNGVLGKMLQDLEQVTARLEGSAE
- the folD gene encoding bifunctional methylenetetrahydrofolate dehydrogenase/methenyltetrahydrofolate cyclohydrolase FolD, with the translated sequence MSANVISGTQVSQEIRETIKEEVKELAGKGVTPGLAVVLVGEDQASQVYVRNKAKACETLGFYSEVHRLEASTSQEELLALVDKLNQNKQIHGILVQLPLPKHIEEKAVIDAIAVEKDVDGFHPVNVGNLVIGEDSLLPCTPAGVIELIKRTGLTLEGKHAVVIGRSNIVGKPVSLLLQREHATVTMCHSRTANMQEIARQADVLVVAIGIANKVDASYIKPGAVVIDVGINRLDSGKLAGDVDYESAKEAAGYITPVPGGVGPMTITMLMQNTLLAAKRLNGLA
- the xseA gene encoding exodeoxyribonuclease VII large subunit — its product is MKPAEPQRVLSVKDLNRYIRMKMDGDPRLSDVWIRGEISNFTHHSSGHMYFTLKDEGSRVKSIMFSAHNQKLPFIPKEGARVIARGNVTVYERDGQYQFYATHMQPDGIGSLYLAFEQLKKKLESEGLFSAERKRPIPSYPQTIGVITSPTGAAVRDIMITLRRRYPQAKVVLYPVLVQGKGAAASIVKGITVLNRLQEAELLIVGRGGGSLEELWAFNEEPVARAIYASGIPVISAVGHETDFTIADFTADLRAATPTAAAELAVPNQLELKERLREREKQLRQSLQQSLRRRREQLSSLQRSPALVHPRRYMLRHAERLDLLKVRLQGSLQGHTRYSRERLASLNQGLVRLNPKVQAEAGRRRKDDASDQLKQAMQFILRSKRQELLSRIRHLDALSPLKVMSRGYSLVYDEHESRLIKKTSEVQPGDLVQVKVSDGSLQCQIWGIKEEKEHVE
- the xseB gene encoding exodeoxyribonuclease VII small subunit; protein product: MSSEAEMSFEEAMEQLELIVGQLEDGDVPLEKAIDLYQKGMKLSQLCSQKLEQVEQKIEMVVEEGGEVKRRPFGTSMEESGELE
- a CDS encoding polyprenyl synthetase family protein; translated protein: MNDQLGSFLPSQWSVPQSLQESMSYSLMAGGKRMRPLLVVAACEAGGGKREAALPVACAVEMVHTYSLIHDDLPAMDDDDFRRGKPTNHKVFGEAAAILAGDALLTHAFYSVVQASRQHGVPADAVLAIVEELSEYAGPRGMVGGQVADMEGEQGLTNLEQLEYIHLHKTSDLIMFSLLAGGRIAGVEENALQALRTFGHHLGLAFQIQDDILDLTGDEAKLGKKVQSDVKQQKVTYPYFIGLEASQQKVEQLTREAKEVIEGAGLKDVQRLLEIADYLMSRDH
- the dxs gene encoding 1-deoxy-D-xylulose-5-phosphate synthase, which produces MLLPTIQQPEHLKTLSVEELVELAAEIRQFLIEKLSVTGGHLASNLGVVELTLALHYCFDSPSDKMIFDVGHQAYVHKILTGRKDQFDTLRKYKGLCGFVKRTESEHDVWEAGHSSTSLSAAMGMALARDLKGGSNRVVAVIGDGALTGGMAFEALNHIGHEKKKLMVILNDNEMSIAPNVGAMHNYLSKIRSDRHYLRAKDEVESLLKRIPAIGDRLAKTAQNVKDSLKYMMVPGILFEELGFTYLGPVDGHDLGKLMDTLRQADNVDGPVFIHVITTKGKGYHPAENDSHKWHGISPYKIESGQVLKSVGNPQYTDVFGATLVELGKQDDRIVAVTPAMPGGSGLIPFSKEFPDRMIDVGIAEQHAATMCAALAMEGMKPVFAVYSTFMQRAYDQIVHDICRHNANVMFAIDRAGFVGADGETHQGVYDIAFMRHIPNLVMMMPKDENELRHMMYTALEYNDGPIAYRYPRLSGLGVSLDEELRTIPIGSWEKLSSGEGCAILAAGPMVQLAETAADMLKREGVQVQIVNARFMKPLDTGMLDQLATSHTAMIVLEEASQAGSLGSAVLEYFAEQGAYDAVVSLMGIEDRFIEHGSVEQQRAEVGLTAEAVCARVRELTAPAVGARNKRSVSS